The Musa acuminata AAA Group cultivar baxijiao chromosome BXJ3-6, Cavendish_Baxijiao_AAA, whole genome shotgun sequence region CCACCCAAACTCATGGCTGAGGCTATGGCTGGATCTTTTGTTGAaagctccttcaccctctccagaAAGGCACTGGGAATTTGCCTGCCAATGAACTCAACAGCAACCACACGGCATGCTAAAAGATGTATAAAGCTGTGTGTgaagaggatatatatatatatatatatatatatatatatatgcctaataaaataaaatattagtatGTAGATGCCTAGGAGAAATTTCACAtgtgaaattattttcttttatatccATATCACATGTATGAGCATTTTTACCAGCTATATACCATATCTACAACTGAAACTAATATTTGTGATGCAAAATACAGTGAATCAAATCCAAAATAGGATGAGGAGAAATCAGGAGGAATGCTGGAAGATGAACTAATTCTGTATCCTTTTGAATGGATAATTGTTTGACCAAATAAATATACATTgtttgagatatataaaaagaaACTAAGTCTGCAAATTGTCCATAAGAAATTGTGGGATTGCACATCAATAAAGCTATTGTAGTCTCTTTAAATTCCCACTTCACTTGGAACACTTCAATTCCCACATCAGAATGTTTCATTCATGAGACTATCATTCTCCCCAATTGAACCTTCAATTTGAAATGCTCCATCCTCATATATGAAACAAATTGCACATCTACTATTGAACTAATTGGTGGTAGtttttatccaaaaaaaaaaactgtagtAATTGGAGATCATCCAAACACAAGGAAATTAATTTATCACAAGTGTTTTTTGTGCAACTAAAAATATCCTAAAAGATTGGTTTTACCTAAAAGCAATTATCAAACATTATCTCATTTGTATAATATGATCACTTATCCAACCAATACAATCATACTTCTCCTGTTAATATACTCATGGTAAAATGCATTAAAATATTCCTTCAAGATAAatagaagaaggaaaagagaaaaaaacaaacTAAACAGTCTTTCGATGATTTttcgaaaaaattattttctttttgaattttTCTCGAGAGAAACTCTTATTTTCAGATTTTGTATCCGTTCAGCCAAGTCCAATCTACGTCATATGGATCGATCGATATGATGCATCCTTAAAAGTCATGATTATTATCGTAATGTTAAGTTAGACAAAAAAGACTGTCttacttaaaagtattgtaacaactataattttttgaaaaatcttAAAAAGTAGAAAAagcgaaaaataaaaaaacaataagGCAGTGATTCCGTGCGACTTCGTCCACCTTCGAGTCTGTCACCCGCTCCGACCTTTTACACGTGCGCCCATCCCGCCGCCAAATCCGCAACTAcccatcctctctctctatcCGACTCGGTATCTTCTAACGCtcgcctcctctccctcctccaccACCTCGACGTGATTGCCTCGTTCAAGTAGCAACAGCACCActtgcggtggcggcggcggaagAAGGAGACGGAGGAGATGACGGTGAAGGGGGGGACGAACCAATCATGCGCGGCATGCAAGTACCAGCGGCGGAGATGTGCGGCGGATTGCCCACTCGCCGCCTACTTCCCGGCCGACCAGCCGAAGCAGTTCCTGAACTGCCACCGCCTGTTCGGCGTCAGCAACATCCTCAAGATCATTAACCGCCTCGACCCGCCGGAGCAGGCCGAGGCCATGAAGTCCATCATCTACGAGGCCAACATCCGCGACCGCGACCCCGTTCATGGCTGCCTCGGCCTCATCCGCTCCCTGCACCTGCATATCCACCACTTGGAGCAGGAGCTCGAGGCCACCAACAGTCAGCTCGTGctccaccgccaccaccagctcgccgcctcctcctcctcctcctcctcttctaccATGATCGATGGCGCCGCCAGCTACCTTCTCCTCGACAACGGCATCTCCATCGTCGAGAGCTGCAGCATCGCCGACAACAACGACATCAACATGAAGGCGGTGGAACGTTTCTGGGCTCACCATTCTTCCACCCTGCATGCCCCGATGGACGATGAGATCTCACCCGACTTCGACGCCATAGACGAAGACGGAGCCTACGAATCAAGGTCCAACACTTGCGCTCACTGTCTCGTTCGACTTCCTACGATCTCAATCACAATTCTGATGGAAACTGCTTGCTCGATCCTCTCGACCAGCTCCGAGTCTCCGCTCAAGGACACGATGCACTCGGCGATGGCTCACGTCTCACGGAACGAACTCAAGAGCGCCGCCGCTTGCTTCACTCTCACCAGCGCTGTCAACTGAGGGCCACCTCCGGGGCTTCCAATTGCTTCACTGTAATCTTCTTCGCCACCCATGTCTCATATAATCTCTGCTAATAATACCCGGCGATGTTGGATTTCCGCAGCACATATTAGCATGGAGTTGAGGTTTGTGATGAATAAAGCGATTCTTTTGCTAGGGTAGTACGTAGTTTTTTTTGCTTCACTTACTACCATAACACACAGAAGAACTAATCCTTGTGGGAATCATATTTCTTTTCCCCTGCAATTTTGTTGACATTTTGGGTGAAAAGGTATCGTAAAGTTTGATTAATAAGAAAACAATGATCTGATTACTTGCTAGTTCAAAGTTGCTTAGATTTTACATGGAACATCCTGTCAATTTAGCCACCAAAGATAGTTCATATCCATGTATTCCATGCTCCATTTCTGTAAACATTAGGTTAACGAATTTGTCATCTCTGTATCGAGCATGAAGACATAACAATGATTGCTGCATTCATGCAATGAGCATGAAGAAATAATAAGaattagattcatgattttattctTATGTTAAAGAGGTTGTAAAAGAAGGCAATCTCTTAACCAAGCATGAACAGAGGAGAaagtctgctgctgctgctcataTTAATCGACTGTAAAGAATAAGGTTGTCTTCaaacctctctctctttctctttctttctctatatATGTATTAGTTGTCTTCTCTCATTTTCTGAAAGTAGTGGGAAATTTAGTTGAAATATTCAAcgtattattatctttttaccGCAGAGTATGGTGCAATGATTTCATATTCATATCAGGCAAAACAAAGGTATGCAGTCTCTCTCTCACCCTCTCTTCATTGCTGAACATATGCTGATTTCTATCATTGTTCTATTCATCGATCTGTCGATTTATTTATCTAAACTTATCCATCTATCTGATTATCTAAACTTTCAATCTatcttatctatctatctatcaattTGATTATCAATATATCTATCTCTGTATTTATCCATCGATCTATCTACCTGTATATCTATCTATCTTCTTTTTCTACTGTGTTCTTCCCTTTCTCTTTACTTGGTTTAACTCTTGGACTATGATTGATTCTTAGATCAGTTTAAGACAACAATATACTTCATATATGGATCCTATTAAAACACAAATAATTACTGTTCCTACAGCTACTGTTACTGCTGGTAGTGCCAAATAAAAGGCAGATTCCGCGCACAGGAGTCCAATCTATGGCTTAGTGGGGCGGCCATCTTTTATGTCCCCTTCTCCATCACGGATCAGCTCCGAATCTTGTCTGTCCTCTCTCCACCTGTCCCAGAAACCGATACCATCAGCTCATATAACGCCCGTTCTATATAACCACCAGTCCGAGTCGTAGCAGTTTTTTGTTTATTTACCGCTCTGATAGTTTATAGCGTTTTGATAGAGCGGCCGTCATTTTCCGAAATATAACGTCTCCATCGGGAAGAAAAGAAAGCAGCAGACAGCAGACTGATATGAACGACCGACATAAAATGGGggattacttcttcttcttctccgtgtTTCTCTACTTCGCTCCTTCTGTTTGTTTATATGTCTCTGAATCCAGTGCCGTCTTCTCTGAAGAGCTCCGTGGGCAGCAAGAGCACCAATGCCCACAACGGTGGTAGAGATGGAGGCGGAGGCGAGGGCGAGGGCGGCTTCTTCTACCACCACGGCGAGCGGAGCCGGGGCCTCTGCTCCTCCTGGATCAGCCGCTTGCACATGAGGCTCCTGTCCCTCCCGCCTACCGccgcgccgcctcctcctccgccgcctgcACGCCGGAAACTCCCGGCGGATGCCGGTGAAGGTGGCGTCGTCCTCAGCCGCCGCAACGACGACAACTACCCGCATACGATCTCCACCGACGAGTCCCGCACCCGGACTTCCATTTCCAATCTCAACTCGCCTTTCGTCGACCGCCGCTACCTCAACCTGTTCGAGAGGAGGCCCATCGCGGGCGTCCCCCGGC contains the following coding sequences:
- the LOC135640622 gene encoding LOB domain-containing protein 27-like, whose protein sequence is MTVKGGTNQSCAACKYQRRRCAADCPLAAYFPADQPKQFLNCHRLFGVSNILKIINRLDPPEQAEAMKSIIYEANIRDRDPVHGCLGLIRSLHLHIHHLEQELEATNSQLVLHRHHQLAASSSSSSSSTMIDGAASYLLLDNGISIVESCSIADNNDINMKAVERFWAHHSSTLHAPMDDEISPDFDAIDEDGAYESSSESPLKDTMHSAMAHVSRNELKSAAACFTLTSAVN